The DNA region CTGCGGCCCGGCCGGGAATTCCTTCCACTCGACCGTATAGCCAATCGCCTTCAGCTTTCCCTCCAGCGAGCCTTTGCTCTTCAGCAACACGAGCTTGCCGTACTTCTGGAAGCCGATACGAATGACCTTCTCGCTCGCCTGCGCTCCGCTCGCAGCGCCGAGCACCAGACCCAAGACTGCTATAGTCGGCCACACCTTCCAAGTCCACACCTTCCAAGTCCACACCCTCCAGCCCAAAGTCATGACATGCCTCCACCAAGTGCGCCGCGAAGGCGCGAGCCGACATGGCTCAATGTTGGCAAAGAATTCTCGCTTGTCGATAAAATGGAAAACCAAAGTTGAGTGACTTGCAGCCTAAACTCACTATTTCCGGCGCAATAAGCAAAAATGAATTCGCATCGATGGCATTTGAGTGGCGGCGCCGGCCATTAAGACTCGCGGGAATGTGCTAGCAACCTTCTCGACATTGCATGTCGTAAGCCTGCTTCATCTACACAATCACAGACATCCGGGCGGGAGCTGCGTGTCACATTCTAAACAACGCCAATAGAATATTCCCCTGCGAGGCTCTTTATCGCATTGGCGATGCCATCTCAGCGCAATGGCACAATTCGATTCTTCCAAATTCATGCCTCTTTGCCGTTTGTAGTTGGCTTTTTTCGCCGGCGTCTTATTTTCGGATGAGCGCACTTGTGCGAGGCCTTGGCACGGCTCTTTCAAATGGACGCCTCACTGGGATTGCCGCCGAAGATGACAGTCAGTTTCGCAACGGACGAGGCGGCGACAAAGCGTGATGCCTTCCGCCGGGCAATGCGCGGCCTTGCGAGCGGCGTTTGTATCGTCGCCGCTGGATATGCCGAACACCGCGCCGGTATTGTGGCAACTTCCGTTTCCTCGTTCTCGCTAAGCCCACCGACCTTACTCGTCTGCGTGGCGCATCGTTCCTCTCTGTCGCCCGCGCTCAGACGATTTTGTCATTTCAGCGTGAATATTCTGCGCGCGTCGCAGGCCGACCTGGCTGACCGGTTTTCCGGGCAAACCGGTACCGAGGGCTCAAAACGATTCGCTGCCGGTGACTGGATAACGCTTGTGACCGGAGCGCCTGTTCTTGTCGATGCGCTGGCAAGCATTGACTGCGACGTCGATGAGATCATCGACCGCCATACTCATTCGATCGTACTCGGCCGGGTCGCTGCGGTACGCGCCGACGAAGGTGGCGATGCGCTGGGCCATCGGTTGGGCAGCTATTTTCGCATTGGCGATAACGGCGATCAAAAAGGCAGCGCATGACCAGCCACAGCCGCTCCGCGCTGCTCATCGTACCCGGCATATTCGGCTCCGGCGACGATCACTGGCAGGTGCGTTGGAGCAAAACCTTGCCGAATGCCAAGATGGTCGAACAGGATGACTGGGACAATCCCGAACTTTCCGCCTGGCTATCGAAACTGCACGAGGCGATCGAGCTCAATCCCGGCGCAATACTGATCGGGCATAGCCTTGGCTCGATCCTGATCGCGCATCTAGCCCGCTTTCGACTTGCATCCACTATCGCCGGCGCGCTGCTGGTCGCTCCGGCCGACGTCGAGCACTGCGCCAGCCTTGGGAACCGCGTGCAAAGCTTCTCACCGGTACCGCGGACACGGCTGCCGTTTCGCAGCGTCGTGGTTGGCAGCACAAACGACGATTATGTCGATATCCGCCGATCCGAAGAATTCTCCCAGTCCTGGGGTGCATCTTTCTACAATGTTGGCGCGTGTGGCCACATCAACGTTGCGTCGGGATTCGGCGATTGGGTCGAGGGTGAATTGTTACTGGAGGAATTGCGTCGCGTCATCGCCGACGAAGTCCCGACACCGGCACGGAAGGCCGTTTTCTTCAAGCATCTTAGCCATTAGACAGGAGCCAATTCTATGATTGCAAATCGATTTCGTCGCCTCGGGCTCGCGGTCATTCCGTTGCTCGTCGCGAGCACGGTGGCGGCGGCGCAGGACAAGGACAGAACATTGCGGATCGGGTATCAACGTTCATCAACCCTGATCACGGTGCTCAAGTCGAACGGTGGGCTAGAAAAAGCTCTTGCTCCGCTCGGAGTGACGATCACCTGGCATGAATTCACCAGCGGATTGCCGCAACTCGAAGCGCTGAATACCGGCAATATCGATTTCAGTGCCGACGTCGCCGACACCGTGCCAATCTTCGCACAGGCCGCCGGCGCCAAGCTTGCTTACGTCGCGCAGGAAGCCCCCTCGCCCGCTGCGCAGGCAATCCTGGTGCCCGCAGATTCCCCGATCAAGTCCGTTGCCGATCTCAAGGGCAAGAAGGTAGCCGTCACCAAAGGTGCCGGCAGCCACTACCTGCTGATCGCCGCCTTGGCAAAGGCCGGCCTAACGTCGAAGGACGTCACCTCCGCTTACTTGACGCCCGCCGATGGTCGCGCCGCCTTCGTAAGCCACAACGTCGACGCGTGGGTCGCCTGGGACCCCTTTCTGTCGACCGCCCGAGCCCAGAACAACGCCCGCGTGCTGACCGACGGCAGCCACGGCTTGGCAAGCTACAAACGCTACTATCTGGCTTCGGAGAGCTATGCCGCAAGGCACGGCGATATTCTCAAGGTCGTCTACGACCAACTCGACGAAACCGGGAAATGGGTAAAGGCGAAGCCTGAGGACGCGGCGAAGCTTCTTGCCGGAATCTGGAAAATCGATCCCGCCATCGCCGCCGAGGCCATCGCAAACCGCAGCTACAAGGTAGGCCACGTCACACGTGAAGGCTTGTCCGAACAGAAGCAGATTGCCGATGCGTTCTATGCCGCAGGGCTGCTTCCGAAGAAGGTGGACACGACCGATGTCACGTTGTGGCAGGCGACGAACTGACACAGCGCAGAGGCTGAATGGAAGGCCCTGCTGCGGCTTTTCGGCAGGTGCCTTTTGTCCCCTTGAATCAAATCGACTTGGTAGTCGCCTGTCGAGGCGCCGCCACGGATCCTGCTGCGTAAGGACGGATAGTTGATGCCGAACCCCAAGATGACACTTGCGGGTTTCTTGATCGCCGGCCCCGTAGCCACAGTCATGCCCTCTGACGCAACCCCGACCACGCAGCGCCGTGCCTGTCGTTGCCATATTACGTTGAGGTCGCACGAACGCTCGAACGCGGCAAATTCGACCTCATCTTCTTTGCGGATCGCCAGGCAATCGCCGACCGTTCCAGGCCGACCACAAAACGGGGATTGGCCATGGAGACCAGGATTCGACGCGGACGGATCCGGTTCCCCTTCTTGGGGCACTGGCCGCGACGACCCAACGTATCGGATTAGAGGCGACGATCGGCCGCCCGTTTCTCCAGCAGGTTATCCGCGATGGCAAGGATTTCATCGTGGTGGTCGTGGGTGGCGCAACATGATCGGGGCTCTGATCGAATAGCCAAAGCCCTTTCCAAAGCTGAGATCGGCGCTCCGCCGGCCCCCACTTAGGTCGCCGCTTAGGAGATCCATACTGTCATTCGCAGCAAGGCGAGGGGATATTTTCTCCGATCCATCGGTATTTGGAATTCCCTAGAATATTTTTCTCGTCATAGTGCGCCCATGCGACCCGGGCAAATTAGCGTCAATCACGTATCGTTTTACTACGGACACGAAGCTGTCTTGTCCGATATCTCCTTGGATATCGGGACCGGCGAGCATATCGCCGTTCTCGGACGTTCCGGCGCGGGCAAATCGACGCTACTGCATCTTCTTGCCGGTCTTCTGCAGCCATCGCGCGGTAGTATTGCTATCGACGGCGGCGCATTGAACAATGAGATCGGCCATCCGGTCCTTATGTTCCAACGGCCGGCACTCCTTCCCTGGCTCAGCGCACGCGACAATGTCCTGCTGCCGCTGCACTTTGCTAACGCCGTTCGTCTCGATCGTGCGGCAGCTACGGCGAAGGCAGACGGTCTCATCGCGCAGGTCGGTCTCGGCGAGCGCGCTGACGCCCTTCCTACCCATCTGTCCGGCGGCCAACAGCAAAGAGTTGCTCTGGCGCGGGCGCTCGCAAGCGATCCGGCGGTACTGCTGCTCGACGAGCCCTTCTCGGCGCTCGATCAAGACACCCGTGCCGTTCTGCGGAGTGATATCCGCGCGCTGGCGCGGGCCCGCGGCATGACGCTGGTGACCGTAACGCACGATCTCAGCGATGCTGCGGCGCTTGCCGACCGCATTTTTGTTCTTGCCGGAGCACCGGGGCGCATCGAACGGGAGGTCGTTCTTGGCGATAATCCCGAAGACGAACTCAGGGCTTATTTCGCCGGTCGGCGCGACGCCGCCTAATTCAAAGGATCCGCCGATGTCCAAATTCTTCAAGAGCTTTCATTCCGACGCATGCTGCGGTCCCCACGACGGTGGCGGCATCACCCGTCGCGGCACGCTGGACTATCTGGCCCGCGGCGGCCTCGCTGCACTGCTGGCGGCCAAGGGCATCGACGTCGCGAAGGCGCAGACGAACGACGATGTCGTGCGTATCGGCTATCTTCCGATCACCGACGCGACGGCGTTGCTGGTGGCACATGCTAACGGATATTTTGAAGAGGCGGGCCTCAAGGTGGAAGCGCCCGTGCTGATCCGGAGCTGGTCGGCGCTCGTCGAGGGCTTCGCCTCAGGCAAGTTCAACGTTGTCCATCTCTTGAAGCCCATCCCGGTGTGGATGCGCTACAATAACAAATTCCCCGTCAAGATCCTTGCCTGGGGCCATACGAATGGTTCCGGCTTGGTGGTGGGCGGCGACACGGGCATCACCAAATTTTCCGACCTCGGCGGCAAACGCATTGCGGTGCCTTTCTGGTACTCGATGCATAACATCGTGCTGCAATATGCGCTGCGCCAGTCCGGCGTAAAGCCGGTAATCAAGCCTGAAAGCGCGGCGCTGGCCGCCGATGAGTGTGCGCTGCAGATCCTGGCGCCGCCGGACATGCCGACCGCCCTCGCCGCGAAGAAAATCCACGGCTATATCGTCGCCGAACCGTTCAACGCGCTTGGCGAGCTGCGCGCCGGTGCCAAGATGCTACGCTTCACCGGCGACATCTGGAAAAATCATCCCTGCTGCGTGATCTGCACACACGAAAGCTATACACGCGACAAGCCGGAGTGGGCGCAGAAAGTCACCGACTCGATCGTCCGCGCGCACATCTTCGCCTCCAAGAACAAGGCAGAGGTCGCCAAGCTGATCTCTCGCGATGGCAAAGGCTATCTGCCGGCCCCGGCCGACGTCGTCGTCAAGGCCGTCACCGACTATGGTCCCGCCTACGAAAAGAGTGGCGCTATCCGTCACCGTGATTGGAAAAACGGCCGCATCGACTTCCAACCGTGGCCCTATCCGTCGGCGACCAAACTCATCGTCGACAACATGAATAAGACGCTGGTGGAGGGAAACACCACTTTCCTCAAGGGGCTCGATCCGGAATTTGTTGCAGAAGACCTCGTCGACTATCGCTTCGTCAAGGAGGCCATCAACAAGAACCCAGACTGGCTCAACGATCCCAGCGTCGACAGAGCCCATCCCTTCGAACGGCAGGAAATTCTGGCACTGTAATGACTCTCGCGCTCCACCATCAGGCCCGGCGCCCTTCGCCCATCCTGCAGCTCGATGCCCTGAAAAAGATCGTGGCGCCGCTCGGCGGCATCGCGATCATCGTCGGCATCTGGTGGCTAGGTGGACTGGTCATTCAAGCAACCCCACGCCTGTCGGCATTTCACGGCTTTACGGTCGCGAACACATCGCGGGCTCTGTGGGCGCTCGTCGCTTCCGGTGACGCACTGAAGGCAACGGTGCCGAGCCTGTCGCGGGTTCTTCAGGGCCTTATTTGGGCTTTCGTCATCGGCACGCCGATCGGACTTGCCGTAGGCCGCTGGCGCCTCCTCGAAAGCCTCCTGCAGTTCCCATTTCAGTTCTTGCGAATGATCAGCCCCCTCGCGTGGATGCCGATCGCGATTCTCATGTTTCCCAGCTGGAATGGCGCGATCGTCTTTCTCATCGCTGTCGCCTCCATCTGGCCGATCATCTTCTCCACGGCTGCCGGCGTGAAGCGCATCGACCCGGTCTGGCTGGCGATGGCGTCGAATCTCGGCGGCAGGCCGCTATCGGTGCTCCGCCGGGTGATCTTTCCCGCCGTGGCCCGCGATATTTTCGGCGGCCTGCGCCTGGCCCTGGGCGTGGCCTGGATCGTTCTGGTGCCGGCCGAATTCCTGGGCGTCACCAGCGGCTTGGGCTACGCCATCAACGATGCGCGCGACACGCTTTCGTACGACCGCCTTGGCGCCATCGTTATCCTGATTGGCGTTATAGGCTTCGCTTTGGACGCGGTCCTCGCGTCGTGCATCAGGCGCACACAATGGACACCCACTGCTTAGTCACCACGCTCAGAATAGCGATATCCGGGAGATGCTAATATGGCTGTAACCTCGCTGAAAACCGCCGCAACCTTCGAGCCGATCGACAAGACGGGGCTGCAGGCTCTCGCCGAAAAGGGCAAAGCCGATCCGTCCGCGGTGCGCACCGTGCGTTGCAAGACAGTCGCCGAGGGCAAGAAATTCCGGCATCAGAACTATGTCCGCAACCTGCCGGCGCATATTGTCGACGAGCCACCGGCGCTGCTCGGCGACGACACCGCGCCGAATCCAACCGAGGCTCTGCTCGCGGCACTCGGCTCCTGCGTCGCAGTCGGCATCCAGGCCAATGCAGTAGCTCGGGGCTGGACCGTGCGCTCGATCGAGGTCGATCTCGAAGGCGACATCAACATCACCTCGGTCTGGGGCGTAGGCGACTTGTCACCCAAGCCGTTAGGGCTGACCGCTGTCCGCATCAAGGCACGCGTTGCCGCCGACGGCGCGACTGAGGCCGAGCTCGATGAACTCGTCGCACACGCCGCAATGTGGTCGCCGGTTCTCAACACCGTGCAGAATCCCGTGCCTGTCAGCGTTGCGCGGGATCACGGCTGATGTCGCAGGAACTCGCCGAGGCTGACGCGCCGACCCGCAGCATTGCCGACATTGTCGCGCGCGATCTGCGACCGCTGGTGCGTCGGATCGACGAGGAAGGCCTTTACCCCGAAGCCGTCTTGCGCAGTCTTGGCGATGCAGGCGGCTTTGCGCGTCATATATCGCGGCCGGAAGGTGATGCTTCCGGTCTCGTCAGCGCGATCGAAGCTATGGCGGACGTTTCGGCGTCCTGCATCACCACCGGATTTTGCATGTGGTGCCAGGACGCGCTCGGCTGGTATCTGACACAATCCGAAAACCCGACACCGCGTACGCGCTATCTCGTTGCCGTCGCCTCCGGAGAACAACTTGGCGGCACGGGACTCTCGAACGCCATGAAGGCATTCTCCGGCATCGAGCCCCTGGCGCTGAAAGGCCGTAAGGTGGCTGGGGGATACCGCGTCACCGGTCGGCTTCCCTTCGTGTCAAATGTCCAGGACGGACACCTGTTCGCAGCCGTGTTTGCTCTGGAGGATGAGCCGGATCGCCGCGTCATGGCCGTATTCCATGCCGGGAGCGACGCTGTCGCGCTGGCCCGGAATGCGCACTTCGTCGCCCTCGAAGGCAGCGCCACATATACCGTTTTGATCCGCGACGCATTTGTCAGTGATGATGACATCCTGAGCCATGACGCGGACAGGTTTATTCCCCGCATTCGTAAAGGTTTCGTGCTTCTACAGGCCGGCATGGGGATTGGCGCCGCGCGTGGCGCGGCGGCCAGCATGCGAGGTGACGGCCCCGGCCGAAAGCTCGCGGCCCACCTGCCGTTCGGCCCCGACGAAATCGACGCCCGTGCCGACCGGTTAGCCGAGCGAATCCGGGCCCTGGCATCGGATCCGCAGTTGACCGACCGGTCCGCGTTTCTAGACGTTCTCAAGGCACGGCTCGATCTCTCGTGGCTTGCCCTCGAGGCGGCGCAATCGGCCGTTCTGCAGGCCGGCGCTCGCGGCTACCTTGTTGGCGCGGAGGCCGCGCGTCGCCTGCGCGAAACCCAGTTCGTCGCGCTCGTAACCCCGTCGGTGAAACATATTCTGGCGGAGTTATCGAGGGGTTGAGATAGCCATAATCCCGACTGCCCGAGCCATGTTGTCTGGGTTCGGCCGCCAAGCTGACACGACCCCGCGTTGAAACCAGTTTGGCCTTTACCGCGGTTCTGAAATAAAAGCGCTCGGCATGTCGCGCACATGCTTTAAAAGCATTGGCGCGAGCGCCGAGCGAAGCTGATTTTGAAAATTCCCAACGGTCCGCGGACATGTATTTAGCTCGGACGCCGATAGTTTGAAGTCCCGCGGGCGCACTTCGCGTCGGCAATACAACGTCATCACAGGCCAGAGTTGCCGGCTGATAGTATCAAAGCGCGCCGGTGCCGCCAGGTACATTTAAGATACGTGGGAAACCATCACCAGCGCCCCGTCCGATAGCGATCCGGAACTGGCCGTCGAATACCGCGGCGAGTTGCATGCTCTGAACTTCCCGGCGCGCAAAGCGCGCTGGGGCTGGATCAACGTCAGTACAAGCCGTCCTCTGAGCATCGACCCGACTCACTGGCGGCTCTGGTCAGCCGAGGCTGGTGCCCCAAGTCTGCCGTCGCCAAGTGTATCCGGCAGCATCGACTGAAAACCGACCGTTGCATTGCCGCCGTTTGAAGCGCGAACAAGCCATCCCCAGTCAATCCCATGACAGCCTTGCGGCTGGCGTTTCTCCTGCCATTTGGGGGCTCGCCGCCCCTGCCCGTCAAGGCCAGGCCCTTCGCCTCGGCTCCGGGCGGAAAACGCCGGGCCGTGTAGTGCGCTTCGCTCCCGGCCCGCACCACCCCTTGGCGTTTTCCGGCCTGTGACGGCCTGACCCCGCTCATTGCCGCTCCGGCTAGTCCGGTTTGCAGCCACCGCCGCAAACCGCGAACTACGAAGGAGAAAAGCGATGAAAAACGATGTGTATGAACGCGTCACGACCAGGATTGTCGAGGCGCTTGAACAGGGCGTGCGCCCATGGGCGAAGCCATGGAGTGCCGGACACGCAGAAGGGCGCATCCTGCGCCCGCTGCGAGCCAACGGTATTCCCTATCGCGGCATCAACGTGCTGATGCTGTGGTCGGAAGCCATCGAGAAGGGCTACGGCTCCCCTATCTGGATGACCTTCAAGCAGGCGCTTGAGCTGAACGCGCATGTACGCAAGGGCGAGCGCGGCAGCCTTGTCGTCTACGCCTCCAAACTCACCCGCACCGAAACCGACGCCGAAACCGGCGAGGATTCCGAGCGCGATATCCCGTTCATGAAAGGCTACACTGTCTTTAACGTCGAGCAGATCGACGGTCTGCCCGAACATTATTATGTAAAGCCGCAGCCCATCCTCGACCCGGTGGCCCGCATTGCCCACGCAGACGCCTTCACGGCCGCAACCGGCGCGGACATCGTGCATGGCGGCGGCATGGCCTGCTACAGCCTGGCCGAGGACCGCGTGCGTATGCCGGCCTTTGAAAGCTTCTCTGACGCACCCGCCTATTACGCCACGCTCATTCACGAGCTGACGCACTGGACGCGTCATCCGAAGCGCCTCGCCCGCGACTTCGGGCGCAAGCGCTTTGGCGACGAAGGTTATGCCATGGAGGAACTGGTCGCCGAGCTGGGCGCGGCCTTCCTCTGCGCCGATCTCGACCTGACGCCGGGCCACTGCGACGATCACGCCGCCTATATCGGCTCATGGCTGAAGGCGCTGAAGAACGACAAGCGCGCCATCTTCACCGCCGCGTCTCATGCCCAGCGCGCGGCCGATTATCTGCACGGTCTGCAACCGGCGGCACAGGACGCGCCGGATTCACGCAACGCCGCGTGACGTCTGCTTGCTGGCCGAACGGCCCACAAATCATGCGCCTTTCGGTCGCGCTAGAATGGAATGTGCTCGTCGTCGAGGCGCTCGATCGCGTCTTCCGCCATGCCGAGCAGATAGCCGGCGGCGACACGGACGAGCGTCCATTCGCCCGGCGCGGGCGCCTTCCAGATCGTGACCAGATCGGGCGGCGCAAGGATCTCGATGCGCTCGCAACGCTCTCCAAACCACGCGTCGTACTCTTCTACGCTGAGCAGGCGCACACGGCGCAGCGCGTAGCAAAAGCGCTGGCCCCGCCGGATCAGCCGCCATGAGCCCATCGGCATCGGCGCCAGCTTCAGGCGCGTCCAGGCCACGTTTGGCTCAGTGCTGTCCACGACCATTGCGCCCTTCTTCGGCAGCGGTCACGGCCGTTCTGCGCTCGGTAGAGCCCTCCGGCGCAGCCATGATGATGTGTTTGACCGTCATCACCACAAAATGGCGCGCGGTTGCGAGGATCGCAACCGCGCGCCGAATTTTGACATGCGCTCGTATGTGTCAAGATATGACGGGACGATGCGCCTTGTTCTGATCCCGCTGCATGGCTGGTTCTAGAATTCGCCGGCCCATCCCTGCGACGTCTTGAACAACCGCCCTCTCATGGGATTCCCGTAACGCACATGGCCATCCGGGCCTTTCGTGCCCCACCGGAAGTCACAGACATAACCGGGCGCACCCTGCGCGTCTTTACACCCGGATTTCTCGACCACGCCGTTCTTCTTCATGGCATCGAGATTGGCCTGGCTGCCGGCCAGCATTCCCAATGTCATCTGGAATTTAGGGTCGGCATTAAGCGCTTTCAAAATGTCATCCGAATTTGGCTCGCCGGAGCAGGCGGCGAGCAGGAGGCTTGCGAATGCGGGAAGGAGAACGCGTCGTTTCATGATCCCACCTAGAGCTTGGGCGCGGCGCCGCTGTGCGATTGCAGGCCCCGCACATACGCTTCGACAAAGGCGTAGTCGGTTTCCTTGTTCGCCTTGGCGCGTTCCTGGTCGCTCAGATAGAACTCCGCCGAGGCGGCGTGCTCGCGCGAAATCCCGAATCCGAACCGCACCACCAGCGAGACATCGCAGGCGCCGCTCGCATTGATGCTCCGGGCAAAGCTTCGCATCTCGGTGCCGACCACTTCCACGGCGCACTGGCCGTCTTGCGTGGGCGGGTTGGGTGCGACCAACCGGCCATTGTCGTACTGATAGCGATAGGTATTGCCCGAGGGGCCAATGGGCTGGGGCCGTGCGCCGCCCATCTTGTCGCTTAGGGCCTGCAGGAACGTCGCGATGGCAACCTGATTGCCGTTGTCGAAGGAAAGCGAGCGACGCACCGCATAGACCTGCGCCCCCGAAGATGGGGCGCTCAGCAGAACATGGATCGTCTCGTCGATCTTCGAATTGCCGCTTGGCAGCTTTCGCCGCAGGAATATCTGTCCCACGAATTGGGCCGTGATCTGGCCGCCCGGCGTTTGATAGCGAATGATCGTCTCGCGCTCCTCGATTGGCGGTGCATCGCTCGCGCCCGACATCTGGCCGAGTTGCCGGAGCATAAAATCATTGGCCGTGTTTCCGGCGGGCTTTGGCGCTGCAGGGTATTCGTCAGCCAGCTTCTGCAGCTTGGCTTTGACCTCCGCGTAACTGTCGCCGAGCTCGATGCCGAGAATATCGAGCTTGAGGCCCGGTGGCTGGTTCAGCCCCTTCGGCAGATTGGTCACCTGCTTCCATTCGATCGATTGCTGCGCGTGCGCAGGGACGGTCAGCGCGAGCATGGCCGCGCCGACCGCCCAGAAGATATGCTTCACGGTATTCCCTCCACGGAATGAAAAAGGGGCATCCGCGTAAACGGATGCCCCAGGACGCTCAGCGCTTGCGCTCGTCGTCGAGACGGCGCTGACGTTCGAGTTCTGCGTCGTAGGCGTTGCGCGTCGTCCAGTCGGCTTGCTGTTCGGTAAGCTTCGGGGTCTGGGGATTGAGGGCATAATCCGAGCGCGCCTGCTGGCGGGCGGATTCTTCGCTGTTGGCCATCGGATACTCCGTTCACTACAGGTCGTGAATCAAAACAGCCCCGGACCGATACGGTCCAAAGGCTGCGGCGAAGGCGGAGTCGGCTTATGCGGGAGCCAACAGAATTGCCTATTCTGTCTGGTGCGTGAAAAAATGCCGGATTTATCGCTTGCGGCGGGATTCTGCGATTGCTAGATTCTTAACTATCGCGCGGAGCGAAAGGCCGAAAACAGGCCGCTTCCGGGATAATCCAACAGAATAGGCAAGACTGTCGCAAGACCCCCAAGCGGCGTCGGGAGCGACTTCATGCGTGTTCAGTCCAGAGGCCAGTTATCGCTCTATACCGCTGCCGGAGAGCG from Pseudolabrys taiwanensis includes:
- a CDS encoding acyl-CoA dehydrogenase family protein, coding for MSQELAEADAPTRSIADIVARDLRPLVRRIDEEGLYPEAVLRSLGDAGGFARHISRPEGDASGLVSAIEAMADVSASCITTGFCMWCQDALGWYLTQSENPTPRTRYLVAVASGEQLGGTGLSNAMKAFSGIEPLALKGRKVAGGYRVTGRLPFVSNVQDGHLFAAVFALEDEPDRRVMAVFHAGSDAVALARNAHFVALEGSATYTVLIRDAFVSDDDILSHDADRFIPRIRKGFVLLQAGMGIGAARGAAASMRGDGPGRKLAAHLPFGPDEIDARADRLAERIRALASDPQLTDRSAFLDVLKARLDLSWLALEAAQSAVLQAGARGYLVGAEAARRLRETQFVALVTPSVKHILAELSRG
- a CDS encoding RBBP9/YdeN family alpha/beta hydrolase, with translation MTSHSRSALLIVPGIFGSGDDHWQVRWSKTLPNAKMVEQDDWDNPELSAWLSKLHEAIELNPGAILIGHSLGSILIAHLARFRLASTIAGALLVAPADVEHCASLGNRVQSFSPVPRTRLPFRSVVVGSTNDDYVDIRRSEEFSQSWGASFYNVGACGHINVASGFGDWVEGELLLEELRRVIADEVPTPARKAVFFKHLSH
- a CDS encoding aliphatic sulfonate ABC transporter substrate-binding protein, which translates into the protein MIANRFRRLGLAVIPLLVASTVAAAQDKDRTLRIGYQRSSTLITVLKSNGGLEKALAPLGVTITWHEFTSGLPQLEALNTGNIDFSADVADTVPIFAQAAGAKLAYVAQEAPSPAAQAILVPADSPIKSVADLKGKKVAVTKGAGSHYLLIAALAKAGLTSKDVTSAYLTPADGRAAFVSHNVDAWVAWDPFLSTARAQNNARVLTDGSHGLASYKRYYLASESYAARHGDILKVVYDQLDETGKWVKAKPEDAAKLLAGIWKIDPAIAAEAIANRSYKVGHVTREGLSEQKQIADAFYAAGLLPKKVDTTDVTLWQATN
- a CDS encoding OsmC family protein encodes the protein MAVTSLKTAATFEPIDKTGLQALAEKGKADPSAVRTVRCKTVAEGKKFRHQNYVRNLPAHIVDEPPALLGDDTAPNPTEALLAALGSCVAVGIQANAVARGWTVRSIEVDLEGDINITSVWGVGDLSPKPLGLTAVRIKARVAADGATEAELDELVAHAAMWSPVLNTVQNPVPVSVARDHG
- a CDS encoding ABC transporter ATP-binding protein, yielding MSDISLDIGTGEHIAVLGRSGAGKSTLLHLLAGLLQPSRGSIAIDGGALNNEIGHPVLMFQRPALLPWLSARDNVLLPLHFANAVRLDRAAATAKADGLIAQVGLGERADALPTHLSGGQQQRVALARALASDPAVLLLDEPFSALDQDTRAVLRSDIRALARARGMTLVTVTHDLSDAAALADRIFVLAGAPGRIEREVVLGDNPEDELRAYFAGRRDAA
- a CDS encoding ArdC family protein — encoded protein: MKNDVYERVTTRIVEALEQGVRPWAKPWSAGHAEGRILRPLRANGIPYRGINVLMLWSEAIEKGYGSPIWMTFKQALELNAHVRKGERGSLVVYASKLTRTETDAETGEDSERDIPFMKGYTVFNVEQIDGLPEHYYVKPQPILDPVARIAHADAFTAATGADIVHGGGMACYSLAEDRVRMPAFESFSDAPAYYATLIHELTHWTRHPKRLARDFGRKRFGDEGYAMEELVAELGAAFLCADLDLTPGHCDDHAAYIGSWLKALKNDKRAIFTAASHAQRAADYLHGLQPAAQDAPDSRNAA
- a CDS encoding ABC transporter permease, with product MTLALHHQARRPSPILQLDALKKIVAPLGGIAIIVGIWWLGGLVIQATPRLSAFHGFTVANTSRALWALVASGDALKATVPSLSRVLQGLIWAFVIGTPIGLAVGRWRLLESLLQFPFQFLRMISPLAWMPIAILMFPSWNGAIVFLIAVASIWPIIFSTAAGVKRIDPVWLAMASNLGGRPLSVLRRVIFPAVARDIFGGLRLALGVAWIVLVPAEFLGVTSGLGYAINDARDTLSYDRLGAIVILIGVIGFALDAVLASCIRRTQWTPTA
- a CDS encoding ABC transporter substrate-binding protein; translation: MSKFFKSFHSDACCGPHDGGGITRRGTLDYLARGGLAALLAAKGIDVAKAQTNDDVVRIGYLPITDATALLVAHANGYFEEAGLKVEAPVLIRSWSALVEGFASGKFNVVHLLKPIPVWMRYNNKFPVKILAWGHTNGSGLVVGGDTGITKFSDLGGKRIAVPFWYSMHNIVLQYALRQSGVKPVIKPESAALAADECALQILAPPDMPTALAAKKIHGYIVAEPFNALGELRAGAKMLRFTGDIWKNHPCCVICTHESYTRDKPEWAQKVTDSIVRAHIFASKNKAEVAKLISRDGKGYLPAPADVVVKAVTDYGPAYEKSGAIRHRDWKNGRIDFQPWPYPSATKLIVDNMNKTLVEGNTTFLKGLDPEFVAEDLVDYRFVKEAINKNPDWLNDPSVDRAHPFERQEILAL
- a CDS encoding flavin reductase family protein; this encodes MDASLGLPPKMTVSFATDEAATKRDAFRRAMRGLASGVCIVAAGYAEHRAGIVATSVSSFSLSPPTLLVCVAHRSSLSPALRRFCHFSVNILRASQADLADRFSGQTGTEGSKRFAAGDWITLVTGAPVLVDALASIDCDVDEIIDRHTHSIVLGRVAAVRADEGGDALGHRLGSYFRIGDNGDQKGSA